A region of the Nocardia nova SH22a genome:
TCATTGATCTGCGCGGTGAGCTGCGGGTCGAGGAAATCGGGGCGCGCGGTCTGGACCGAGCCGATCCGGATCGTGTTGTCGGGCGCCTTGATCGGCGCGACGGCCGGTGCCATGTGTCCGAGATCGGGCAGATGCAGCGCGCCCGGATCGACCGGTGCGGGTGCGGCGAGATCGGGGACCGCACGGGTCCCGTTGACGATATTGCGGCCCGAGGTGGCCGCGGCGGCCTCGGTCGCCGGACCCGCGGCCGGGGCAGCATCGGCGATCGGCGCGACCGCCGTATCGGTGGCCGCCGCGGGCCGGAACTGCCACGGGGCCGACGGGGCGGCGTGTGCCAGCGCCTGGGCCGCGGCGTCGAGCGGGTTCGGCGCCGACAGCACCTGGGTCGCGGTCGCCACCGCGTCATCCAGCGGCGCGAGCCCGGGCTGCGCGGCCGGCGCCTCGGGCGCGGCCGCCCCGGCGGATGCCGACTGCCACAGCGCCATACTCAGCGGCAACGCACCGATGACGAGTAGGGATCCACCGCGTTTGTACCACTGCCCCGATGCCGCAGAATGCCGCCCTGCCATGAACAACCTCCCAGTCGGATACCGATTCGATGACAGTTATTCGCACTGGGTGGTGGCATGGATCACATTACGGCGAATATTTTCCACACCTGTCCGAAATGTCCCCTGAGGTCGCGGATTCCGGTCACCGCGAGGCCGTCCGGCGGAGTAGATAGATGTCAAAAACCCACCCCTTCGCGGCACGCAGTTCCTCGCGGCGGCGTTCGATGGCCTCCGCCACCTCGCTCAGCGGTCCTTCGATCAGCGTCTGATCCGGCAGGCCGAGGTTGGCGCCCCACCAGATGTGCAGGTCGTCGGCGGGGATCCGGGCGAACGAGCAGTCGCCGTCGAGCATCACCACCGTGGACCCGTCGGCGGCCGCACCCTCGGCGCGCAGGCGGCGGCCGGTGGTGATGTGCACGGGCTCGCCGATCTCGTGCAGCACCACGCGATGGGCGGCGGCCAGGGCCTGGACGCTGGTGATTCCCGGAATCACCGTGTAATCGAACTCGACTCCGGAATCGCGGACGTGCCGGACCATCCGCAGCGTGCTGTCGTAGAGCGACGGATCGCCCCAGACCAGAATCGCCCCGACCCCGGCCGCGTCGTCGAAGGCCGCGCCCAGCAGTTCCGCGCGGCGCCGATGCCAGTCGGCCACCACCTCGCGATAGTCACCGGCGTCGTCGACCACGCGGTCGCGCGGCGGATCGGCGATCTCGACCACCCGATGCGCGGGATCGGCGTACGCGGCGAGGATGGCCGCGCGGACCTCGGTCAGCTCCCGCTTCACCTCGCCCTTGCCGATGACGAAGAAGGTGTCCGCCTCGCGGATCGCCTCGATCGCCCGCACCGTCAGCTGCCGCGGATCACCGGCGCCGATTCCGATCACAGAGAGCTTTCGCACGGTGATCACGCTATTGGCGCCCGCCCGGCATTCGGCGACCGGGATCGGCATACCGAGGACGGTCGCGCCTCGCGGCCGGTGACTAAGCTGCCAGTCATGGACAGCGCACCCATCGATCCCACCGCTTCCGGTGCGCACCCCACCGGCGGCGGCCTGTCCGGGAAAGCGGACAGTCAGTACGAGAATCTGCTGCGGCTGGTGCTCGAGCACGGCACGCCCAAGGCCGATCGCACCGGCACCGGCACGCGATCGGTGTTCGGCCATCAGCTGCGCTACGACCTGCAGGCCGGATTCCCGCTGATCACCACGAAGCGGGTCCATCTCAAATCGATCGTGTACGAACTGCTGTGGTTCCTGCGCGGTGATTCCAATGTCGCGTGGTTGCGCGAGCACGGCGTCACCATCTGGGACGAATGGGCCGACCGGACCGGTGACCTCGGCCCGGTGTACGGCGTGCAGTGGCGCAGCTGGCCCACTCCCGACGGCAACCACATCGACCAGATCTCGCAGGTCCTGCACACCCTGCGCACCGATCCGGATTCCCGGCGCATCATCGTGTCGGCGTGGAATGTGGCGGACCTGGACAAGATGGCGCTGGCGC
Encoded here:
- the cobF gene encoding precorrin-6A synthase (deacetylating); its protein translation is MRKLSVIGIGAGDPRQLTVRAIEAIREADTFFVIGKGEVKRELTEVRAAILAAYADPAHRVVEIADPPRDRVVDDAGDYREVVADWHRRRAELLGAAFDDAAGVGAILVWGDPSLYDSTLRMVRHVRDSGVEFDYTVIPGITSVQALAAAHRVVLHEIGEPVHITTGRRLRAEGAAADGSTVVMLDGDCSFARIPADDLHIWWGANLGLPDQTLIEGPLSEVAEAIERRREELRAAKGWVFDIYLLRRTASR
- a CDS encoding thymidylate synthase; its protein translation is MDSAPIDPTASGAHPTGGGLSGKADSQYENLLRLVLEHGTPKADRTGTGTRSVFGHQLRYDLQAGFPLITTKRVHLKSIVYELLWFLRGDSNVAWLREHGVTIWDEWADRTGDLGPVYGVQWRSWPTPDGNHIDQISQVLHTLRTDPDSRRIIVSAWNVADLDKMALAPCHAFFQFHVADGRLSCQLYQRSADLFLGVPFNIASYALLTHMVAQQTELEPGDFIWTGGDCHIYDNHLDQVREQLTREPYEFPRLHLRPAPSLFDYAYEDVEIVGYRHHPAIKAPVAV